From one Salmo salar chromosome ssa09, Ssal_v3.1, whole genome shotgun sequence genomic stretch:
- the gdf9 gene encoding growth/differentiatio, whose translation METPLHLTSILLQLLISGLSLGSSPTTSNQADEFGDSALYRHGSILSPLLKALTAQGDPWRSTPVMRPESRYVRYMKRLYRISSRHERSSEVNNHLYNTVRLITPRDECLEQSIEFFMQDLSYNLGRVRAKEQLLKSVLLYSFDQEQATSITNQCYQDVKEQNTRNQCPLCPSSHHSVNFLFHTDRRRKWVEVDITAFLRPLIQSHKKDIHLLINLTCVEDRGAKAGGEEWSVRGPVELHLRSPSLLLYLNDTSELAHQRWLPTRSQGHPRSANEVDILESLAEFKPERRISRSERRRLRRESPYLSTNNAGGKTSTKTVLPDLLPSSDFPTSDCDLYDFRVSFSELKLSHWIIFPHRYNPRYCKGTCPRAVGFIYGSPRHTFFQNMIYHKLDSSVPRPSCVPSEYKPLSVLTLEGDSIAYKELDEMIATRCTCR comes from the exons ATGGAGACTCCCCTCCACTTGACTTCTATTTTACTACAACTCTTGATCAGCGGCCTTTCACTTGGATCGTCCCCGACCACGTCAAATCAAGCTGACGAGTTTGGCGATTCCGCTTTGTACCGACATGGTAGTATCTTGTCACCCCTTCTGAAGGCGCTGACAGCACAGGGAGATCCATGGCGATCCACCCCAGTAATGAGACCCGAGTCGAGATATGTTCGATACATGAAACGACTGTACAGGATATCTTCAAGACATGAGAGGAGTTCGGAAGTGAACAACCACTTGTACAACACTGTTCGACTTATAACACCGCGGGATGAGTGCCTGGAGCAAAGCATAG AGTTCTTCATGCAAGACCTCTCCTACAATTTGGGCCGTGTCAGAGCCAAGGAGCAGCTCCTGAAGTCTGTCCTGCTGTACTCCTTCGACCAAGAGCAGGCCACGTCCATAACTAACCAGTGTTACCAAGATGTGAAAGAGCAAAATACCCGCAATCAGTGTCCTCTCTGCCCAAGCAGCCATCACTCAGTTAACTTCCTGTTCCACACGGACCGCAGGAGGAAGTGGGTTGAG GTGGACATCACAGCTTTCCTCCGCCCTCTCATCCAGTCCCACAAGAAGGACATTCACCTACTGATCAACCTGACCTGTGTGGAGGACAGAGGGGCTAaggctggaggagaggagtggagcgtTAGGGGCCCCGTGGAGCTCCACCTAAGGTCTCCGTCCTTGCTGCTGTACCTCAACGACACCAGCGAGCTGGCTCACCAAAGATGGCTGCCCACCAGGTCACAAGGTCATCCGAGGTCCGCCAATGAGGTGGACATCTTAGAGAGCCTGGCGGAGTTCAAACCGGAGCGAAGGATCAGCCGGAGCGAGAGGAGGCGGCTGAGGAGAGAATCTCCATATCTGTCGACGAACAACGCAGGAGGCAAAACGAGCACGAAGACCGTCCTCCCTGACCTCCTCCCGAGTTCTGACTTCCCTACGAGCGACTGTGACTTGTACGACTTCAGAGTGAGCTTCAGTGAGCTCAAACTGAGCCATTGGATCATTTTCCCACACAGGTACAACCCCAGGTACTGTAAAGGCACCTGTCCCAGGGCTGTGGGGTTCATCTACGGCTCCCCCAGACACACCTTCTTCCAGAACATGATCTACCACAAACTGGACTCCTCTGTGCCAAGACCTTCCTGTGTTCCTTCAGAGTACAAACCCCTGAGTGTTTTAACCCTTGAAGGTGACTCCATCGCCTACAAGGAGTTAGATGAAATGATCGCTACGAGGTGCACATGTCGCTAA